One Cynocephalus volans isolate mCynVol1 chromosome 7, mCynVol1.pri, whole genome shotgun sequence genomic region harbors:
- the LOC134382477 gene encoding interferon-induced protein with tetratricopeptide repeats 1-like, with translation MSKNADDHQVEDRLKELRCHFTWGLLIEESAIPDLENRVLEEIEFLDTKYNVGIHNMLAYVKHLKGQNEKALESLKEAEDLIQRDHANQSEMRSLVTWGNYAWVCYHLGRLAGAQTYLDKVESTCEKLASPFRYRMECPEMDCEEGWALLKCGGQYYERAKACFEKALEADPENAEFSTGYAIATYRLDGFNAAIKRTEGCSLHPLRQAIRLSPEDAYIKVLLALKLQEVGQEAEGEKYIEEALTNKSSQTYVFRYAAKFYRKKGSLDKALQLLKTALQATPDSVYLHHQIGCCYRQQMIEMKEATKLPRSREDEENADRMMRLAIFHFEHAIQKKPTFTIAYMDLANMYTEQGEHQKVEDTYRKALTLHDGNKSLLQEVHYRYGYFLQCHKQSDNEAITYYLKALYIEPQSNARQKILRALEKSVNRVHQNKSDVESLNLLALVHRLKEGRE, from the coding sequence TAAGAATGCTGATGATCATCAGGTCGAAGATAGGCTGAAGGAACTGAGATGTCACTTTACCTGGGGGCTGCTAATTGAAGAGAGTGCAATACCTGATTTAGAAAACAGGGTCTTGGAAGAGATTGAGTTCCTAGACACCAAGTACAATGTGGGAATACACAACATGCTGGCCTATGTGAAGCACCTGAAAGGCCAGAATGAGAAAGCCTTGGAGAGCTTGAAAGAAGCCGAAGACTTAATCCAGCGAGATCATGCCAACCAATCGGAAATGAGAAGTCTGGTGACCTGGGGCAACTATGCCTGGGTGTGCTACCACCTGGGAAGACTGGCAGGAGCCCAGACTTACCTGGATAAGGTGGAGAGCACTTGCGAGAAGTTGGCAAGTCCTTTCCGCTATAGAATGGAGTGTCCTGAGATGGACTGTGAGGAAGGATGGGCCTTGCTGAAGTGTGGAGGACAGTATTATGAACGGGCCAAGGCCTGCTTTGAAAAAGCTCTGGAAGCAGACCCTGAAAACGCTGAATTCAGCACCGGGTATGCAATTGCCACTTATCGCCTGGATGGCTTTAATGCAGCAATAAAACGCACGGAGGGGTGTTCTTTGCACCCCCTAAGGCAGGCGATCAGGCTAAGTCCAGAAGATGCATATATTAAGGTTCTCCTTGCACTGaagcttcaggaagtaggacaagaagctgaaggagaaaagTACATTGAGGAAGCTCTGACCAACAAGTCCTCACAGACTTATGTCTTTCGATATGCAGCCAAGTTTTACCGAAAAAAAGGCTCTCTGGATAAAGCTCTTCAGCTCTTAAAAACAGCCTTGCAGGCAACACCCGACTCCGTCTACCTGCATCACCAGATAGGGTGTTGCTACAGACAACAAATGATCGAAATGAAGGAAGCTACAAAGTTGCCACGTAGCAGAgaggatgaagaaaatgcagacaGAATGATGAGATTAGCCATATTTCATTTTGAACATGCTATACAGAAAAAGCCCACATTTACAATAGCGTATATGGATTTAGCCAACATGTATACAGAGCAAGGTGAACATCAAAAGGTTGAGGACACGTACCGGAAAGCACTCACCCTGCATGATGGTAATAAGAGCCTATTGCAGGAGGTCCATTATCGTTACGGCTACTTTCTGCAATGTCACAAGCAATCTGACAATGAGGCAATTACCTACTATTTAAAAGCACTATACATAGAACCACAGTCAAATGCTAGACAAAAAATTCTCCGTGCTTTAGAGAAGTCGGTTAACAGAGTTCATCAGAATAAATCTGATGTGGAGAGTTTAAATCTCCTTGCGCTCGTGCACAGATTGAAAGAGGGAAGAGAGTGA